A segment of the Chlamydiales bacterium genome:
CGCGTACAAAGACCCCCTCCAATTCTGGGAGATTCTTAGTGATGCGATGAATGAGAACCCGCCGCCAAAAGATCAGATCACAGCTCTTCTACCCATGTTTGAGCCACTTGGAATTCAACTTGGAAGACGCTGGGACCGCACGAAAGTGGGACCCAAGGTTCTTGAAGCTATGAAAGAGGCCGCTGCAAAGATAGGCTCCATTCTAGAGACCCTTCCCGTTGGAGTGTCATATCAAGGCGCGCTTATCCCCGCTCCCACCATCGGCAACCCGGGCACCGACTACAAGACAAGGGCCATCATCGCGCGCATCGGCCTTACTGCCAATACCCCCTACGAGTCGGTCTACTGGATCTACACGATGGATAAGAACGAGAGCCCTCTAACGGGCGCTAAACAGTACACGATGACCTTCAAAGAGGGGCTCCCCTACTACGAGCCCGGATTCTGGTCGCTTACGATGTATGATGCAGCAAGCAACTACACCACTCCCAACCCCATTAACCGCTATATGCTGGGAAGCGACACCCACGATCTCAAAAAGAATGCAGACGGCTCTTTCACTATCTACATCCAGAATACAAGCCCCGGGAAGGAGAAGGAGTCCAACTGGCTCCCCTCGCCCCCAGGGCCCTTCTATCTCATTCCCCGTGCCTACGCGCCCAAACCCGAGACGATCGACATCTTAACGGATGTGACCTCTTGGCCCATCCCTGCAGTCGTGCCTGTGGAATAAAAAAGCCCATGCTTTAGGGCATGGGCTTTAGCGCTACCTAACCTTAGATAGATAACTACTGCTGTTGCATTGAGAGAGCAAGAACCTTAGCAAGCTCTTCATCTGAGCTCAAGCGAGAGAGTTGCGCTGGCATCATCGCTGCTGCCCGACTGTTATCAAACTCTGCATCAACATCTACTGGAAAATTAAAAGTTGGATCAGCATCCACTCCATCGCCATCTAAAGATAAATAACCCATCTCTTGCGCAAGAGAAACAGGAGCTGGAACAGGCTTTCCTGTACCGGCTGCAGCTGCTTTTGGAGCTTCTTTCGTCTCCTTGAACTCCTTAAATTCTGAAAGATCGAATTTAAAGGTGGTCTCGCTTCGTTTTGGTGCAATCGGCGCGAATGTCACCTTAGCTGGAGCTTTTGGAGCTGCATCAACTGTTGTAACCTTCACTCTTCGCGGCTCAAGACCAAGACCCGACTCGACTTTAGGAGCAACTTTTGCCGGAGCTTGCGTAGGAGCTTGTGCAGGAGCTTTAGGAGCTGCTCTCTTTGGAGCCGCAACTGGCGGCCTTGCATTTAGATCAACTATGCACTTAAAACCAGGAAAGAATCGGAAACAAAGATCGCGGATCACCTTCGCTTTAGTCAGCATGTTCATGGTTTTTGAGGTGAGGGTGTCGTGAAGAACCTTGTTGACCTCCTCCTTTTCCAAATATGCAACAAAAGAGCCATTGAAATAGGAGTCTGTGATCTCTGGTTTAATATATGGAGAGATCGTCTTATTAAATAGATTAAGCGCTTCTTCACTTCTACCGAGCCAGAGTGCTTTTAGCACCTCATTGGATTGAACACATACGTGTTCTATAGCAATAGTGCCCCTTGTGTAGTTATCAATTGCAACACCATCATTAGTAACATCTGAACCAATATATCGAGCTATGCCTGCCATAATTACCTCTTCTCCTTTTTATTATTAAAAAAAATTAGTTACAAGAGCAATTGTACAATAACATTATATTAAAATTCAATTTTTAATTTACATTATGTTAAAATCGTAAGTATATGATAATTAGATCGTTATAAATCAGAGAGATTTGAGGGCTAAAGCCTTGATCTCAGCCTTCCCTTTGCCGCCCGTAAAATGGTAGATAAGGGCCTCAGAATTGGGCCCAAAAATCCTCAGCCAGTTGTAGACTTGAGGCAGCTCAATTAGGGCGGGTTGGCTTAGGTAAATAACTCTAGAGAGCGCATGCTGATCGGTGGGATACTCTCCACCCCTCTCTATCGCCTCTTTTGCCCACTCTTGAAGAATCCTTGCCCCCTGCTTGAAAAGAACCACCCCTGCGTTGTAGCTAACTTCTTCTGGAAGGAGTATCCCCTTCACCTCTTCGTAGCTTTGCAAGAGATACGGCTCCCTCGCAAGGCCAATCTCCGCATCGTCCGTCAAAGCATGAAAAATCGGATCTACTGAGCCGTTAATCTGACAGTCGAGATCGATCCAGAGGCCTCTGGAAAACGGAGAGCTCAGAAGGGCAAGAGGCTTCTTAAACCAGGCGCCCCTGCACTTCCAGATCCAGGTCCCGTAGCAGCTCTCCCAAACCTCTCTCTTCGACTGCTCAACCCTCTCACTTCTAGCATGAGCCGGCAACACCAGACACTCTCCCCTCTCCCGGCACCAAGCTAGCGCCTCCTCCGACATCCCAAAATCCGCAAATGCAACAGGATACTTATTGTGCGCCGAGTAGTGCTCCCACCACCAGGGCAGCATCCACTCCTGCTCTTTGTCGCACCCAACAACTACTCCCCATCTATCCATATGCAAAAACCCGGTTTCCTTGACACGAATGGGTTCTTATCCTATCCCTAAAATAAAAGAGGGTCAATGATGATCAAGCAAGATCAGTTTCGTTATAAATGGTGGGCTCTTCTTGGAGTCTCCCTGCTCGCATTTACGGCTTTCCTCGATGCCACAATCGTCAATACTGCACTGCCATTCATTCAAACAGCATTGGGCGCGAATATATTACAGCTGCAGTGGATAGCAAATATCTTCACAATCATCTTAAGCATGACGATGATCACCATAGGAAAATTTGCCGATCTATGGGGCCGAAAAAGAGTGTTTTATTTTGGCGTTGTGATTTTTGGCATAGCAGCCTTGGGTGCAGGCTTAAGCACGACCGTGGAAACGCTGGTCTTTTTTCGTGGATTGCAGGCTCTAGGTGCTTCAACGGTTTTTATCGCATCTGCAGCTCTACTTTCAAGTGTATTTCCCGAAAGAGAGCGAGTAAGAGCAATTAGCATTTACGGTGGAGTTACAGGCTTTGGGCTTATGATCGGCCCCTTTCTCGGAGGAATTTTGATCGGTCTTCTGGGGTGGAGATGGGTATTCTGGATTAACCTTCCATTAATCGCAGCCGGGCTCATCGCCTGCTCTTTCAGTTTAAAAGATCATTCTCATGAGAAGCTTTCAGTAAAGATCGACTGGTGGGGCACAATTTCTCTAGTTTTTGGCCTTGGTGCCCTGATGTTCGGTATTATTGAAGGAGCGGAAACAAAATGGACTTCGATCTCTGCATGGGTCTTTCTTGTAACAGGAATAGGCGCTCTCATCGCCCTAATCATCCTCGATGAGTTTCGCAAGTACCCCCTTCTCGATCTACATATCTTCAAAGAGAATCTCATCACTCTTGCAGCTCTTAGTTGCGCGCTAGCTGGGGTAGTTTCTACTGTGTTTATGTTTTTCGATCCTCTCTATTTGCGCACCCTGCGTGGACTATCTCCCTTCTTCATAGGCGTTCTCATCGCTGTTATTCCCGCAGCTCAAGCTCTTATTTCTTTTATCTTTGATCGATTGCTCAAGCGTTTAGGTGTTGCCAACCTGCTTTTTATTTCAGTAGTAGCGGCTTTTTTAGCAGTGGCTCTGCATCGAGTGATCCAGCTCGACACTCCTATTCCCTTCTTGATTCTTCCCTTTTTTCTACTGGGAGTTAACTGGGGTTTAAGCAACGCCGCAATGATTACATCGGTTAATCAAGTCATTGCAACGCATAAAATCGGCGCAGCTCTGGGCACAATTGCAACTATTTGGAATATTGTGGGCTCCATCCTTCTTGCAACAAGCACCGCTGTCTTTCATTCTGTAGAGACACAAACATCCTTTCTATCTGCTTTTCATAGCATGATCGACTTCAATATCGCCTTTGCAGCCACTATCCTCGCAGGAACTATCTGGGTTCGCATAAAACTCAAAAAAACATTCTGAAAACAGATTTTGGACAACGCAAAGACGCCAAGTCGCGAAGACGCGGAGGATTTTTCAGAAAATATAAATCTTTTGCGTCTTCGCGACTTGGCGTCTTTGCGTTACGCTTTCTGACCGCAGAATTTTTAAGTATTAATGGACGACATCCTTTAGAAGGGGCTTCTAGCGCAAGGCTGCGCTAGAAGCAGGGAAGTAGTTTAGTTAGCGTTAACTGTGAAAGTTTTCGCGTCGCCAGACTTCAGATCGATTAGTACCAGATCGAAGGTCGACTTGTACTCATTTGCAGGGATGAAGAGGACCTTGTTAAAATGAGCATGCGGCTGGATCGTCTGATCCATCGCGGTCTTTGCAGAGAAGTCGCGGTCGAGCGCTTCGTTGGCTTGAGAGGACTTGATCCCGTCAACCACTGCAGGGATCGCCATTGGCCATAAGAATAGTGCGGCAGCACCATATCCAGCTGCTCTTCCCAAAGTCGAAGTGTGTACCTTTCTAGCTACCTCTTCAGATCTTGCACATGTAAGACCGACTCTGTCTGGCGAAAATGAGAAGCTCTTATCCGAGTCGTTCTGGATATAGAGTTGAACCGGCTGGTATCCCTTCTTAATCACATCTCTATCGAAATACTGCTTGCACTCCGCTTTTGTAAGCGTTTTAGCCGTGATAAGCAGGTCGCTACTCGCTTCAGGCGCCTGCGTACGGATGATCTGCGAAGAGAGACTGCTCAGCGGCGCTGCCTCATAACTTGCGCACCCACATAGAAGCACCAAAGGTAGGATTGTAAAAGCTAAAAAACTCCGTCTCATAAACATCTCCGTTGTAATTAAAAGAGACATTCTCATTTTCGAGCAAAATTAATGCAATTAAACTAAATTCTTTGATCAACAATCACGACCCTATCTTCTGATCTCTATTTGTTGCGAAAATTAATCTTTCTGGTATACGGAGATACTGATATTTTTCAGGAGTCATCCAATGGAAATTAAGAAGCGCAAAGGACCTGCTCTAAAAGCAAAAAAAAAGCCAAAAGAAGCCGAGATCTCTGATAAAGAATTCAACTCACTTGCAAAAAAAGTTATTGAGAACAATAAAAAAGCGTTAAAGAGGCTCGCCAACAAGTGACTAAGCTCCATTTTTCAATGGAAAATTTTGCATAGTTAACACACAATCCTGGCTTTTTTGAGATGTTATGAAAGCTAGGATCGTTCTTCTTCTGCTCGCTTCTCTCTGTTTCTCATTCCACTCATCCGATGAAGTCTATAAACAGATTAAGGATATTCGCCGTCCCACTCTTCAAGACTACTATCTGATTCAAGAGTATCTCTCTCACGGAGAAAGAGAGGGGCTCGAAAGACTGAAAGATACTGAACAGAGGCAGAGGAGCTTCAAGATTATTGGAGAGGCACTGCATGAGAAGCCTCTATCAGGACTCATTGCTGTTAATTCGAAGATTGAAGAGCGAGAGAACTGCCTGGTTCTCTACGCGTCATTTAATATGCACTACCCAGATGGATTAAGACGCTTGATCCAAATTGTAGAGAGGTCCGATTTCAAGGGTCATATTCTCTATCATTTCGGCGGCTGGCCCGATCTTGCCGGCGGCTCTCTTGTTCTAGCGCACGTGCCGCATGCATTCAAGGCCTGCTGTTTCAAAGAGGCGCAGCGGTTGGGATATAAACGAGTGTTGTGGTTAGACTCCTCTATCTTTCCTGTCGTAAGCTTGAATCTCATCTTCAAGATGATCCAAGAGAAAGGGTACTTTACAATTGGAAACTTCCACCAGGTGGGTCCCTATTGCAACGCGGACACGGCCGCTCATTTTGGATTCACACTCGAGGAGACCTACCACCTCCTCTCGTGTCAATCGGGATTTATTGGGGTTGATCTCACAACACCGCAGGGAAGAGAAGTTGTCGATCTATTCTATCGTGCAGCTCAAGACAAACACGGCTTCTTTTCGGCTAGATCCGATCAGACAGCTCTTTCGCTCATCCTGCATAAATTAAAACTTACAGATATTCCAGATCTGACTAAAGTTGTTCCGTTAAAAAGTTATGCAAGACGCGACACACTTTTCGTCGTCGATCGAGCTTTTGTACAGTACTAACCCGTGTAAGAGAAAAAACTATGCGTGCGATTTTATTTCTTCTAACCCTTCTTGCTCTTCCTTTGAATGCTCTTGAAATCAAGAGGGTCATCCTAGCCACAAATAATAACCCCGACTATATCGAATTCTGGCCGGTTGTGGCCCCGATGTGGAAGAAGATGGGCTTTACGCCAACCCTTGCGCTCATCGCATATGAAGGCTGCCCGATCGACACCTCAATTGGCGATGTCATCCGCTTCGATCCCATTCCTGGAGTATCAGAGGCGCTTCAGGCGCAAGTGGTGCGTCTGCTTCTTCCCGCCCTCTTTCCCGATGATGGCTGTATCATCTCCGATATCGACATGCTTCCCCTTTCTAAGACCTATTTTGTCGAAGGGGCTGCCTCATGCCCTGATGATACCTTCCTGGTCTACAGAAACAAGGCCCCAGGCTATGCGCACGGAGGTAAATACCCCATGTGCTATCTCGCAGGAAAAGGCCGCGTCTTTGGTTCTATCTTTGGAATTTCAACTTACGACCAGATTGGCGATATGATTCGTCTTTTGGCGCGAGCAAAACTAGGCTGGTACACCGATGAGCTCATGATCTACGCCCAAGCAAGAAAATGGGAAACAACCGGAGGAAAGATCCTCTGCTTAAATCATGGAGTTGGTCCAAGGCTCGATCGCATACACTGGAATATGGATTTCAAGAACCTCGATATCTCCAAATATATCGATTGCCACTGTCCAAGGCCCTACTCAGCCCACCGAGAGTCGATCGATCGCGTCGTTGAAGCTTTTTATAAAATGAAGTGATGTTTGGAAGGCTTTTTGTTCTATTTCTTGCAGGATACCTAGCTTCAGCAGAAGCTAAGCCCTTCGTGGAGGCCGAACTCAGAGGACAGCTTGGAAACAACATGTTTATCGTGGCCACCGCCTGCGCCGTGGCCTGGGATAATGGCGCCGACGCCTATTTTCCAGAGCTCAAGCTCAAATACGCCTACCAGTGGGAGAACCTCCCCTTAAATCTGGCTCACATCTTCTTTAGATGTAACCTTAATCCTCCACCCAGACGCGCCACCGCCTCGTGGCATCAGCGCACATTTGGCTACGAGCCGATCTTATTTCAACCCAACATGAAGATTCACGGGTATTTTCAAACAGAGAAGTACTTCGCTCACCAGCGCGCGCGCCTGCTAGACCTCTTCGCACCCCATCCCGATGACTTAAACTACATTGAGGCAAAGTACAAGTGGCTCTTAGAACACCCTCACACCGTTGGTGTCCAGCTCCGCGTGTATTACGAAGATCGTCATGGTGGAATGTTCATCCAATACGGAAAGGACTATCTCACAAAAGCGATGAGTCTCTTCCCAGAAGAGGCGCTATTTATTATCTTTAGTAACAACAAAGAGTTCGCAAAAGAGAACACGCCAGAAGAGCTAAAGGCGCGCGTTGTGTACATCGAAAACGAGCCCCACTACATCGACCTCTTCCTGCTCAGCTTATGTAAGCACAACATCATCACAAACTCCACCTTCGGCTGGTGGGGTGCCTGGCTCAACCAGAATCCCGACAAGATCGTCATCGCCCCCGCCCAGTGGCTCAGACCAGGCAGCCACCTCTCCACCAAAGACCTCATCCCCGATAGCTGGATCAAAGTAGACGCTAAGTGGGGTCCTCTGCAGGACCCCACTAGCTATCAGTAGTAAGAATTGATATTACACGCGGATTGTGGTGAATAGGCCTTCATGGTCGGAAAGGACTCCCTTTTTGAAGACCTCTGGATCGTAGCCAGTTTCAACAAGTGAGGCATTGAAGAGAAGTACTCCGGAACGCGCAGCATCCTGCGCCCACTCATTGTCACAGATAATCGTATGATCCAAGTTCAAAGGACCTGAGACCTGTTTTCCCATTAGCTCAGCGCAGAACTTGTCTCCTCCCCATGTTTTTTTGTCAGAGACACGAACAGGTTTTACGAAGTCGCTAGCCCAAGAAGAACGGGCATACTCTTCATCATTTAAATTTAGATCTCCAGTCGCAACTACGCACCTATCGCGCACAGCCTCCGCTTTAGCTTTAACAATGAGCATCTGCGCTAGGCGGCCTTTAACTTCTTCATCTGTGGGAAATGAGGGCGCTTCGGAGTGTTGAAGATGGGTCGCATGGATTTTTGCAAAACTCTTCCCTTGGCTTTCGACATCGAAAGAGAAGACCCCTTTTGCGGCGTTCTTCGTTCTCCCCACCAGAGTCTCTTGAGGAAATTGAGTGAATTCAGGGCTGCTGAGGCGGTACTTGCTAGCGATAAGAATCCCCGATGAGACGCCAACAGCCTTAGGTCCAATATTGAAGTAGAAGTGGTTGTATCCTCTCTCCTTCAGCTTTTCGGTGATGTAAGTTGCAGAGCTAAAATCAAACGTCTCATACAGACAATTCACGTCCGCATCTCTCGCGACAATTTTATCGATAATCTCATCTATTCTGAAAGACCAGTGCTCTACACCTCCATCTGAGATCGAGTAGCCCCCACCTACACAGCAGATGTTCCATGAGAGAAGAGAAAAGATGCGATCTTGAGGAAGGATCTTAGAATCTAGCTCCCCCTGAACATAGATAAAGGGACTTTTTTGAATCCAGGATCCAAAAAGCCTAAGACCAATTCCAGGTAGAGTAGTGAATACCGCCAGAGAAGCGCAGAGGAGCACCCCCACAAAAAGAACAACTTTTCTTGCGAGATTAACTAGCGCATCTGCCGCGGGATTGAGAGCATCTACTACGTCGATTCGACGATAGAGCTCATGGCTTCTGCACGCAGGATCTGTGAAGTAGGATGCGAGCTGAAAGCAGAAAGCTGCTGTGTCCTCAACAAAATCATCCACCGAATAGGCACGTGGCA
Coding sequences within it:
- a CDS encoding DUF1254 domain-containing protein, which produces MKLLTVAALCCLLPLHADIKSPSPQIESIEEWSYSLALQAASWGSPLVTMYALRHNDAVGPHAKAEPNSIWRMQDISTPTLSKEAGYVTPNVNVIYGFGFMDLSREPIVLEVPNSNNRYYMVEIVDMWTNAFAYVGGRATGYKGGKFVLVGPNWKGLLPTGLKRIDCPTPWVLLQPRVHIYTDGKVDLPGAKRTLLAIKTMGLAQFKGSSPPPPFKHNYLAPEPINPDLPVSALAYKDPLQFWEILSDAMNENPPPKDQITALLPMFEPLGIQLGRRWDRTKVGPKVLEAMKEAAAKIGSILETLPVGVSYQGALIPAPTIGNPGTDYKTRAIIARIGLTANTPYESVYWIYTMDKNESPLTGAKQYTMTFKEGLPYYEPGFWSLTMYDAASNYTTPNPINRYMLGSDTHDLKKNADGSFTIYIQNTSPGKEKESNWLPSPPGPFYLIPRAYAPKPETIDILTDVTSWPIPAVVPVE
- a CDS encoding MFS transporter; protein product: MMIKQDQFRYKWWALLGVSLLAFTAFLDATIVNTALPFIQTALGANILQLQWIANIFTIILSMTMITIGKFADLWGRKRVFYFGVVIFGIAALGAGLSTTVETLVFFRGLQALGASTVFIASAALLSSVFPERERVRAISIYGGVTGFGLMIGPFLGGILIGLLGWRWVFWINLPLIAAGLIACSFSLKDHSHEKLSVKIDWWGTISLVFGLGALMFGIIEGAETKWTSISAWVFLVTGIGALIALIILDEFRKYPLLDLHIFKENLITLAALSCALAGVVSTVFMFFDPLYLRTLRGLSPFFIGVLIAVIPAAQALISFIFDRLLKRLGVANLLFISVVAAFLAVALHRVIQLDTPIPFLILPFFLLGVNWGLSNAAMITSVNQVIATHKIGAALGTIATIWNIVGSILLATSTAVFHSVETQTSFLSAFHSMIDFNIAFAATILAGTIWVRIKLKKTF
- a CDS encoding alpha-1,2-fucosyltransferase yields the protein MFGRLFVLFLAGYLASAEAKPFVEAELRGQLGNNMFIVATACAVAWDNGADAYFPELKLKYAYQWENLPLNLAHIFFRCNLNPPPRRATASWHQRTFGYEPILFQPNMKIHGYFQTEKYFAHQRARLLDLFAPHPDDLNYIEAKYKWLLEHPHTVGVQLRVYYEDRHGGMFIQYGKDYLTKAMSLFPEEALFIIFSNNKEFAKENTPEELKARVVYIENEPHYIDLFLLSLCKHNIITNSTFGWWGAWLNQNPDKIVIAPAQWLRPGSHLSTKDLIPDSWIKVDAKWGPLQDPTSYQ